In Nocardia asteroides, a single genomic region encodes these proteins:
- the nuoI gene encoding NADH-quinone oxidoreductase subunit NuoI: MPAGLTHADAATGGLLEPLAGFAVTAATMFKKPITEFYPEQKVPTAPRYHGRHQLNRHPDGLEKCVGCELCAWACPADAIFVEGADNTEGERFSPGERYGRVYQINYLRCIGCGLCVEACPTRALTMINDYELTDDNRAALIYEKDKLLAPLAPNMEAPPHAMVPGTDEGDYYRAGVTGALPDPGPAARAAAREPDPAATPEPVALTPGGAR; this comes from the coding sequence GTGCCCGCCGGGCTGACCCACGCCGACGCCGCGACCGGCGGGCTCCTCGAGCCGCTGGCCGGGTTCGCGGTGACGGCGGCGACGATGTTCAAGAAGCCGATCACCGAGTTCTACCCGGAGCAGAAGGTGCCGACCGCGCCCCGCTACCACGGGCGGCACCAGCTCAACCGGCACCCGGACGGGCTGGAGAAGTGCGTGGGCTGCGAGCTCTGCGCGTGGGCCTGCCCGGCGGACGCGATCTTCGTCGAGGGCGCCGACAACACCGAGGGCGAGCGGTTCTCCCCCGGTGAGCGGTACGGGCGGGTCTACCAGATCAACTACCTGCGCTGCATCGGCTGCGGGCTGTGCGTGGAGGCCTGCCCGACCCGGGCGCTGACCATGATCAACGACTACGAGCTCACCGACGACAACCGCGCGGCGCTCATCTACGAGAAGGACAAGCTGCTCGCCCCGCTGGCCCCCAACATGGAGGCACCGCCGCACGCGATGGTGCCCGGCACCGACGAGGGCGACTACTACCGGGCCGGGGTCACCGGCGCGCTCCCCGACCCCGGCCCGGCCGCCCGTGCGGCGGCGCGGGAACCGGACCCGGCCGCCACCCCGGAGCCGGTGGCCCTCACACCGGGAGGTGCCCGGTGA
- a CDS encoding NuoB/complex I 20 kDa subunit family protein yields the protein MGLEEKLPSGFLLSTVEDLAGYMRKGSLWPATFGLACCAIEMMATGGGKFDIARFGMEAFRASPRQADLMIVAGRVSQKMAPVLRQVYDQMTEPKWVLAMGVCASSGGMFNNYAIVQGVDHVVPVDIYLPGCPPRPEMLLNAILALHAKIQETPLGVNREEAVKAAEAAALASTPTIRMEGLLR from the coding sequence ATGGGTCTGGAAGAGAAACTGCCGAGCGGCTTCCTGCTGAGCACCGTCGAGGATCTGGCCGGGTACATGCGCAAGGGCTCGCTGTGGCCCGCGACCTTCGGGCTGGCCTGCTGCGCGATCGAGATGATGGCGACCGGCGGCGGCAAGTTCGATATCGCCCGGTTCGGGATGGAGGCGTTCCGGGCGTCGCCGCGGCAGGCGGATCTGATGATCGTGGCGGGGCGGGTGAGCCAGAAGATGGCGCCGGTGCTGCGCCAGGTCTACGACCAGATGACCGAGCCGAAATGGGTGCTGGCCATGGGGGTCTGCGCCTCGTCGGGCGGCATGTTCAACAACTACGCCATCGTGCAGGGCGTTGACCACGTGGTCCCGGTCGACATCTACCTGCCCGGCTGCCCGCCGCGCCCGGAGATGCTGTTGAACGCGATCCTCGCGCTGCACGCCAAGATCCAGGAGACCCCGCTCGGGGTGAACCGCGAGGAAGCGGTGAAGGCGGCCGAGGCGGCGGCGCTGGCCTCGACGCCGACCATCCGGATGGAGGGGTTGCTCCGATGA
- the nuoE gene encoding NADH-quinone oxidoreductase subunit NuoE translates to MTEILLRLSTRPDPYPEAVRERLARDAGVIVARYPHPRSALLPLLHLVQAEEGFVSATGIDFCAELLGLTAAEVTAVATFYSMYRRTPTGDYHVGVCTNTLCAVLGGDAILARLREHLGIEHGQTTPDGAVTLEHIECNAACDYAPVVMVNWEFFDNQTPDSAQALVDALRAGDQVVPTRGAPLCRFRDTARILAGFPDERPGALDGMAGEPTLAGLRVAREQGMAAPEPPAPGAEESR, encoded by the coding sequence GTGACCGAGATCCTGCTGCGGCTCTCCACCCGGCCCGACCCGTACCCGGAGGCGGTGCGCGAGCGGCTCGCCCGCGATGCCGGGGTGATCGTCGCCCGCTACCCGCACCCCCGCTCGGCGCTGCTGCCGCTGCTGCACCTGGTGCAGGCGGAGGAGGGGTTCGTCTCGGCCACCGGCATCGATTTCTGCGCCGAGCTGCTCGGGCTGACCGCGGCCGAGGTGACCGCGGTGGCGACCTTCTACTCCATGTACCGGCGCACGCCGACCGGCGACTACCACGTCGGGGTGTGCACCAACACGCTCTGCGCGGTGCTCGGCGGGGACGCCATCCTGGCGCGGCTGCGCGAGCACCTCGGCATCGAGCACGGGCAGACCACGCCCGACGGCGCGGTCACGCTCGAGCACATCGAGTGCAACGCGGCCTGCGACTACGCGCCGGTGGTCATGGTGAACTGGGAGTTCTTCGACAACCAGACCCCGGATTCGGCGCAGGCGCTGGTGGACGCGCTGCGCGCGGGCGACCAGGTGGTGCCGACCCGCGGCGCCCCGCTCTGCCGCTTCCGCGACACCGCCCGCATTCTCGCCGGCTTCCCCGACGAGCGCCCCGGCGCCCTGGACGGCATGGCCGGTGAGCCCACCCTGGCTGGTCTCCGGGTCGCCCGCGAGCAGGGCATGGCCGCACCCGAGCCACCCGCTCCCGGCGCGGAGGAGTCGCGGTGA
- the nuoK gene encoding NADH-quinone oxidoreductase subunit NuoK codes for MNPANYLFLSALLFTIGAAGVLLRRNAIVVFMCVELMLNAVNLAFVTFARLHANLEGQVFAFFTMVVAAAEVVVGLAIIMTIFRARRSTSVDDASLLRF; via the coding sequence GTGAACCCCGCGAACTACCTGTTCCTGTCGGCGCTGCTGTTCACCATCGGCGCCGCGGGGGTGCTGCTGCGGCGCAACGCGATCGTGGTGTTCATGTGCGTCGAGCTCATGCTGAACGCGGTGAACCTGGCGTTCGTGACCTTCGCCCGCCTGCACGCGAACCTGGAGGGCCAGGTCTTCGCCTTCTTCACGATGGTGGTGGCCGCGGCCGAGGTGGTGGTGGGGCTGGCGATCATCATGACCATCTTCCGTGCCCGCCGCTCGACCTCGGTCGACGACGCCAGTCTGCTGCGGTTCTGA
- the nuoL gene encoding NADH-quinone oxidoreductase subunit L, translated as MDTVTLWLLPALPLAGAAVLLLLGRRADRWGHWLGCATALAAFALAAAAFVAMLGRATADRAIGADLYSWVPVDGLQVDLALRLDQLSMCFVLLITGVGSLIHIYSTGYMKDDPGRRRFFGFLNLFLGAMLLLVLADNFLVLYLGWEGVGLASYLLIGFWFQKPSAATAAKKAFVVNRVGDTGLAIAMMVMFATFGSVDFGTVFAGVPGASEGTVLALGLLLLLAACGKSAQVPLQSWLGDAMEGPTPVSALIHAATMVTAGVYLIARCHAIYDLSAGARLAVVLVGAVTLLFGAIIGCAKDDIKKALAASTMSQIGYMVLAAGLGPAGYAFAILHLLTHGFFKAGLFLGAGSVMHAMNDETDMRRYGALRAALPITFATFGLGYLAIIGVPPFAGFFSKDKIIEAAFAEPGAAGLALGAVTLLGAGLTAFYMTRVMLLTFFGERRWAEDAHPHEAPASMTGPMIVLAFGSVGAGGLLVLGSGLQTWLAPVVGEAHGEHTIPAWVVTLLALATVAVGVAVAVRRYGRRPVPRTAPEPVSALTVAARRDLYGDAVNEAAFMRPGQHLTRSLVFVDARGIDGVVNSTAAGIGGLSARLRRAQTGFVRSYALSMFTGAALVAAALLAVRIW; from the coding sequence ATGGATACCGTGACGCTCTGGCTGCTGCCCGCGCTGCCGCTGGCAGGCGCGGCCGTCCTGCTGCTGCTCGGCCGCCGCGCCGACCGCTGGGGGCACTGGCTCGGCTGCGCGACCGCGCTGGCCGCCTTCGCGCTGGCCGCGGCGGCCTTCGTGGCCATGCTCGGCCGGGCCACCGCCGACCGCGCGATCGGCGCCGACCTGTACTCCTGGGTCCCGGTGGACGGGCTGCAGGTTGATCTGGCGCTGCGCCTGGACCAGCTCTCGATGTGTTTCGTGCTGCTGATCACCGGGGTCGGCTCGCTGATCCACATCTACTCGACCGGCTACATGAAGGACGATCCGGGTCGCCGCCGCTTCTTCGGCTTCCTGAACCTGTTCCTCGGCGCCATGCTGCTGCTGGTGCTCGCGGACAACTTCCTGGTGCTCTACCTGGGCTGGGAGGGCGTCGGGCTGGCCTCGTACCTGCTGATCGGGTTCTGGTTCCAGAAGCCGTCGGCGGCGACCGCGGCGAAGAAGGCGTTCGTGGTGAACCGGGTCGGCGACACCGGCCTGGCGATCGCCATGATGGTCATGTTCGCCACCTTCGGCTCGGTCGACTTCGGCACCGTCTTCGCCGGGGTGCCCGGCGCGAGCGAGGGCACGGTGCTGGCGCTGGGGCTGCTGCTCCTGCTGGCGGCGTGCGGCAAGTCGGCGCAGGTGCCGCTGCAGTCCTGGCTCGGCGACGCCATGGAGGGCCCCACCCCGGTCTCGGCGCTCATCCACGCCGCCACCATGGTCACCGCGGGCGTCTACCTGATCGCCCGCTGCCACGCCATCTACGACCTCTCCGCGGGCGCCCGGCTGGCGGTGGTGCTGGTCGGGGCGGTGACGCTGCTGTTCGGCGCGATCATCGGCTGCGCCAAGGACGACATCAAGAAGGCGCTGGCCGCCTCCACCATGAGCCAGATCGGCTACATGGTGCTGGCCGCGGGGCTCGGCCCGGCCGGGTACGCCTTCGCCATCCTGCACCTGCTCACGCACGGTTTCTTCAAGGCGGGGCTGTTCCTCGGCGCCGGGTCGGTCATGCACGCGATGAACGACGAGACCGACATGCGCCGCTACGGCGCGCTGCGGGCGGCGCTGCCGATCACCTTCGCCACCTTCGGCCTCGGCTACCTGGCGATCATCGGGGTGCCGCCGTTCGCCGGGTTCTTCTCCAAGGACAAGATCATCGAGGCGGCCTTCGCCGAGCCGGGCGCGGCCGGGCTCGCACTCGGCGCGGTCACGCTGCTCGGCGCCGGGCTGACCGCGTTCTACATGACCCGGGTCATGCTGCTCACCTTCTTCGGCGAGCGCCGCTGGGCCGAGGACGCGCACCCGCACGAGGCCCCGGCCTCGATGACCGGGCCGATGATCGTGCTGGCCTTCGGCTCGGTCGGCGCGGGCGGGCTGCTGGTGCTCGGCTCCGGGCTGCAGACCTGGCTGGCCCCTGTGGTCGGTGAGGCGCACGGCGAGCACACGATCCCGGCCTGGGTGGTGACGCTGCTGGCGCTGGCCACGGTCGCCGTCGGCGTCGCGGTGGCGGTGCGGCGCTACGGGCGGCGCCCGGTGCCGCGCACCGCACCGGAGCCGGTGTCGGCGCTGACCGTCGCGGCGCGGCGTGACCTCTACGGCGACGCGGTGAACGAGGCGGCGTTCATGCGGCCCGGGCAGCACCTGACCCGCTCGCTGGTCTTCGTCGACGCCCGCGGGATCGACGGCGTGGTGAACAGCACCGCGGCCGGGATCGGCGGGCTCTCGGCCCGGTTGCGGCGCGCGCAGACCGGTTTCGTGCGCTCCTACGCGCTGTCCATGTTCACCGGCGCGGCCCTGGTGGCCGCAGCCCTGCTGGCGGTGAGGATCTGGTGA
- a CDS encoding NADH-quinone oxidoreductase subunit C, which translates to MDAAATAGPEGTVPEPGDPEVIGVRHGMFGVRGTGDTSGYGGLVRPVSLPGGTQPPYGGWFDGAVATLRAALSPVALEQALEKVIVFRGELTLHVHREQLPLVARALRDDEGLRFELCLGVNGVHYPQDAGRELHAVYQLSSITHGYRLRVEVAAPDADPHIPSLFEIYPTTDWHERETYDFFGIVFDGHPSLTRITMPDDWRGHPQRKDYPLGGIPVEYKGARIPPPDQRRAYS; encoded by the coding sequence ATCGACGCCGCCGCGACAGCGGGCCCCGAGGGGACCGTTCCCGAACCGGGCGACCCCGAGGTGATCGGTGTGCGGCACGGCATGTTCGGCGTGCGCGGCACCGGCGACACCTCCGGGTACGGCGGGCTGGTCCGCCCGGTGAGCCTGCCCGGCGGCACACAGCCCCCGTACGGCGGCTGGTTCGACGGCGCGGTCGCGACGCTGCGCGCGGCGCTCAGCCCGGTGGCACTCGAGCAGGCGCTGGAGAAGGTGATCGTCTTCCGCGGCGAGCTCACCCTGCACGTGCACCGCGAGCAGCTGCCGCTGGTGGCGCGGGCGCTGCGCGACGACGAGGGGCTGCGCTTCGAGCTGTGCCTGGGCGTGAACGGCGTGCACTACCCGCAGGACGCGGGCCGCGAGCTGCACGCGGTCTACCAGCTGTCCTCGATCACGCACGGCTACCGGCTGCGGGTGGAGGTCGCGGCGCCGGACGCCGACCCGCACATCCCGTCGCTGTTCGAGATCTACCCGACCACCGACTGGCACGAGCGCGAGACCTACGACTTCTTCGGCATCGTCTTCGACGGGCATCCCTCGCTGACCCGCATCACCATGCCGGACGACTGGCGCGGGCACCCGCAGCGCAAGGACTACCCGCTCGGCGGGATCCCGGTCGAGTACAAGGGCGCGCGGATCCCGCCGCCCGACCAGCGGAGGGCCTACAGCTGA
- a CDS encoding NADH-quinone oxidoreductase subunit J — MTTLAAELPPTGTGEAVQFWILAPVAILGALGMVFARKAVHSALCLAATMIILAIFYIAQDALFLGVVQIVVYTGAVMMLFLFVLMLVGVDSAESLTETLRGQRVAATVVGLGFGALFVAGLARGVRAAEISLPATGFPGRDVIAELAELIFLRYVWAFELTGALLITATIGAMVLAHRERFGPRLNQRELVRRRFHGGGMRPTPQPTPGVYARHNAVDVPARLPDGSFAEQSVSTILRQRKDKALTDPTVLDEEENR; from the coding sequence CTGACAACGCTGGCAGCGGAGCTCCCTCCCACCGGAACCGGTGAGGCGGTGCAGTTCTGGATCCTGGCCCCGGTGGCGATCCTGGGCGCGCTCGGCATGGTCTTCGCCCGCAAGGCGGTGCACTCGGCGCTCTGCCTGGCGGCGACGATGATCATCCTGGCGATCTTCTACATCGCCCAGGACGCGCTGTTCCTGGGCGTGGTGCAGATCGTGGTCTACACCGGCGCGGTGATGATGTTGTTCCTGTTCGTGCTCATGCTGGTCGGCGTCGACTCCGCGGAGTCGCTCACCGAGACGCTGCGCGGGCAGCGGGTGGCGGCGACGGTGGTCGGGCTCGGCTTCGGCGCGCTGTTCGTGGCGGGGCTCGCCCGCGGTGTCCGCGCGGCCGAGATCTCCCTCCCGGCAACGGGTTTCCCGGGCCGGGATGTGATAGCGGAGCTGGCCGAGCTGATCTTCCTTCGCTACGTGTGGGCCTTCGAGCTGACCGGCGCGCTGCTGATCACCGCGACCATCGGCGCCATGGTGCTCGCGCACCGCGAGCGCTTCGGCCCGCGGCTGAACCAGCGCGAGCTGGTCAGGCGCCGCTTCCACGGCGGCGGCATGCGCCCGACCCCCCAGCCCACCCCCGGCGTGTACGCCAGGCACAACGCCGTCGACGTCCCGGCCCGGCTGCCGGACGGCTCGTTCGCCGAGCAGTCGGTGAGCACGATCCTGCGCCAACGCAAGGACAAGGCGCTGACCGATCCGACGGTGCTCGACGAGGAGGAGAACCGGTGA
- the nuoD gene encoding NADH dehydrogenase (quinone) subunit D → MVTLAGQDWDQVGAVLESVAEERIVVNMGPQHPSTHGVLRLILEIEGETVVEARCGIGYLHTGIEKNLEFRNWTQGVTFVTRMDYLSPFFNETAYCLGVERLLDITEAIPERATVVRVLLMELNRISSHLVALATGGMELGALTAMLFGFRERELVLDVFETVTGLRMNHAYIRPGGLAQDFPDEAVTKVRDLLTLLPKRLRELELLLSSNPIWKARTKGIGYLDLTGCMALGITGPVLRSAGLPHDLRRAHPYCGYESYEFDIPTAAGCDCYGRYLIRVEEMKESLKIVEQCLDRLRPGPVMVDDRKIAWPADLAVGPDGLGNSPQHIGKIMGSSMEGLIHHFKLVTEGIRVPAGQVYSAVESPRGELGVHMVSDGGTRPYRVHYRDPSFTNLQAVAAMCEGGLVADVIAAVASIDPVMGGVDR, encoded by the coding sequence ATGGTGACGCTCGCCGGGCAGGACTGGGACCAGGTCGGCGCCGTGCTGGAGAGCGTCGCCGAGGAACGCATCGTGGTGAACATGGGGCCGCAGCACCCCTCCACGCACGGCGTGCTGCGGCTGATCCTGGAGATCGAGGGCGAGACCGTGGTGGAGGCGCGCTGCGGCATCGGCTACCTGCACACCGGGATCGAGAAGAACCTGGAGTTCCGCAACTGGACCCAGGGCGTCACCTTCGTGACCCGGATGGACTACCTCTCCCCGTTCTTCAACGAAACCGCCTACTGCCTGGGCGTGGAGCGGCTGCTCGACATCACCGAGGCGATCCCGGAGCGCGCCACGGTGGTCCGGGTGCTGCTCATGGAGCTGAACCGGATCTCCTCGCACCTGGTGGCGCTGGCCACCGGCGGCATGGAGCTGGGCGCGCTCACCGCCATGCTCTTCGGTTTCCGGGAGCGCGAGCTCGTCCTCGACGTCTTCGAGACGGTCACCGGGCTGCGGATGAACCACGCCTACATCCGCCCCGGCGGGCTGGCCCAGGACTTCCCGGACGAGGCCGTCACCAAGGTCCGCGACCTGCTCACGCTGCTGCCGAAGCGGCTGCGCGAGCTGGAGCTGCTGCTCAGCAGCAACCCGATCTGGAAGGCGCGCACCAAGGGCATCGGCTACCTGGATCTGACCGGCTGCATGGCGCTCGGCATCACCGGCCCGGTGCTGCGCTCGGCCGGGCTCCCGCACGACCTGCGCCGCGCGCACCCGTACTGCGGGTACGAGAGCTACGAGTTCGACATCCCGACCGCGGCGGGCTGCGACTGCTACGGCCGCTACCTGATCCGGGTGGAGGAGATGAAGGAGTCGCTCAAGATCGTCGAGCAGTGCCTGGACCGGCTGCGGCCGGGCCCGGTCATGGTCGACGACCGGAAGATCGCCTGGCCCGCGGATCTGGCGGTCGGGCCGGACGGGCTCGGCAACTCACCGCAGCACATCGGCAAGATCATGGGGTCGTCGATGGAGGGGCTGATCCACCACTTCAAGCTGGTCACCGAGGGGATCCGGGTGCCGGCGGGGCAGGTGTACTCGGCGGTGGAGTCGCCGCGCGGGGAGCTCGGGGTGCACATGGTCTCCGACGGCGGGACCCGGCCGTACCGGGTGCACTACCGCGACCCCTCGTTCACGAATCTGCAGGCGGTGGCGGCGATGTGCGAGGGCGGGCTGGTGGCGGATGTGATCGCCGCGGTCGCCAGCATCGACCCGGTGATGGGCGGGGTGGACCGGTGA
- the nuoF gene encoding NADH-quinone oxidoreductase subunit NuoF yields the protein MTALTPVLSEHWDSPRSWTLDTYHEHGGYDAMRTALSMAPDAVIGLVKDSGLRGRGGAGFPTGTKWSFIPQGPGPDGTVPPHYLVVNADESEPGTCKDIPLMLATPHALIEGAIIAAYAIRANHAFIYVRGEVVPVLRRLQAATAQAYAAGYLGRDILGSGYDLELIVHAGAGAYICGEETALLDSLEGRRGQPRLRPPFPAVAGLYARPTVVNNVESIASVPPIIRNGIDWFRSIGSEKSPGFTLYSLSGHVARPGQYEAPLGITLRELLGYAGGVRAGHRVKFWTPGGSSTPLFTDDHLDVPLDYENVAAAGSMLGTKALQIFDETTCVVRAVLRWTEFYAHESCGKCTPCREGTYWLVQLLRRLETGDGTETDLDTLLDLCDSINGKSFCALGDGAASPILSSLKYFREEYLEHLRRGACPFDPAACTAWADGGWQKAGTDAEPTAQQETP from the coding sequence ATGACCGCGCTGACCCCGGTGCTGAGCGAGCACTGGGACTCCCCCCGCTCCTGGACGCTGGACACCTACCACGAGCACGGCGGCTACGACGCCATGCGCACCGCGCTCTCGATGGCCCCGGACGCGGTCATCGGGCTGGTCAAGGACTCCGGGCTGCGCGGCCGCGGCGGCGCGGGCTTCCCCACCGGCACCAAGTGGAGCTTCATCCCGCAGGGCCCCGGCCCGGACGGCACCGTCCCCCCGCACTACCTGGTGGTCAACGCCGACGAGTCGGAGCCGGGCACCTGCAAGGACATCCCGCTCATGCTGGCGACCCCGCACGCCCTGATCGAGGGCGCGATCATCGCCGCCTACGCCATCCGCGCGAACCACGCCTTCATCTACGTGCGCGGCGAGGTGGTCCCGGTGCTGCGCCGCCTCCAGGCCGCCACCGCCCAGGCCTACGCCGCCGGCTACCTGGGCCGCGACATCCTCGGCTCCGGCTACGACCTGGAGCTGATCGTGCACGCCGGGGCAGGCGCCTACATCTGCGGCGAGGAGACGGCGCTGCTCGACTCGCTCGAGGGCAGGCGCGGCCAGCCCCGGCTGCGCCCCCCGTTCCCCGCGGTCGCCGGGCTCTACGCCCGTCCGACGGTGGTCAACAACGTGGAGTCGATCGCGAGCGTCCCGCCGATCATCCGCAACGGCATCGACTGGTTCCGCTCGATCGGCAGCGAGAAGTCCCCCGGTTTCACCCTGTACTCGCTCTCCGGCCACGTGGCCCGCCCCGGCCAGTACGAGGCGCCGCTGGGGATCACGCTGCGCGAGCTGCTCGGCTACGCGGGCGGCGTGCGGGCGGGGCACCGGGTGAAGTTCTGGACCCCGGGCGGCTCGTCGACGCCGCTGTTCACCGACGACCACCTCGACGTCCCGCTGGACTACGAGAACGTCGCCGCGGCGGGCTCCATGCTCGGCACCAAGGCGCTGCAGATCTTCGACGAGACCACCTGCGTGGTGCGCGCGGTACTGCGCTGGACCGAGTTCTACGCGCACGAGTCCTGCGGCAAGTGCACCCCGTGCCGGGAGGGCACGTACTGGCTGGTCCAGCTGCTGCGCCGGCTGGAGACCGGGGACGGCACCGAAACCGACCTGGACACGCTGCTCGATCTCTGCGACAGCATCAACGGCAAGTCGTTCTGCGCGCTCGGCGACGGCGCGGCGAGCCCGATCCTGTCCTCGCTGAAGTACTTCCGCGAGGAGTACCTGGAGCACCTGCGCCGCGGTGCCTGCCCGTTCGACCCCGCCGCGTGCACGGCATGGGCGGACGGCGGCTGGCAGAAAGCCGGAACGGACGCCGAACCCACAGCACAGCAGGAGACGCCATGA
- a CDS encoding NADH-quinone oxidoreductase subunit G yields the protein MTATVPGTGREQAVTDLVTLTIDDTEISVPKGTLLIRAAELVGIQIPRFCDHPLLDPVGACRQCLVEVEGQRKPVASCTVAVAEGMVVRTQLTSAAAGRAQEGVMELLLINHPLDCPVCDKGGECPLQNQAMSSGRTESRFDGVKRTYPKPIPLSTAVLLDRERCVLCARCTRFAQQVAGDPFIELMDRGALQQVGTAESEPLDSYFSGNTVQICPVGALTGTAYRFRARPFDLVSSPSVCEHCASGCAQRTDHRRGKVLRRLAGDDPQVNEEWNCDKGRWAFAYATERDRITTPLVRGADGELAAASWSEALAIAAIGLSEARGAAGVLVGGRATEEDAYAYAKFARVALGSNDIDFRARPHSAEEAEFLAALVAGRGVGVDYAGLERAPIVLLAGFEPEEESPIVYLRLRKAARTATLPVFAIAPFTSRGLTRMSGRLLRTEPGGEPALLDALRTDFGTAARLLREPGAVIMAGERLAAIPGALSAVARLAAESGAGLAWVPRRAGERGAVEAGALPGLLPGGRPVADPAARGQVAAAWGAELPVSAGRDTTGILGAASELRALLLGGVDLDDLPDPVAARAALEAASFVVSLELRHSAVTDFADVVFPVASVAEKAGTFRNWEGRARPFEAALGGSTVRRTAAPLPDLRVLHALAEEMGTPIGLRDVAAARAELAGLGRWTGNPVPAPEHDHPELPHPESGSAILTGWRMLLDRGRLQDGEDALAGSARPAVVRLSADTAAEIGVAAGEPVTVRTAHGAITLPLDLADLPDRVVWLPWNSPGSTVAATLRARPGDVVSIAPADGRADA from the coding sequence ATGACCGCCACCGTGCCAGGCACCGGCCGGGAGCAGGCCGTCACCGACCTGGTGACGCTGACCATCGACGACACCGAGATCAGCGTGCCGAAGGGCACGCTGCTGATCCGCGCCGCGGAGCTGGTCGGCATCCAGATCCCGCGCTTCTGCGACCATCCGCTGCTCGACCCGGTCGGCGCCTGCCGCCAGTGCCTGGTGGAGGTGGAGGGGCAGCGCAAACCGGTGGCGTCCTGCACCGTCGCGGTGGCCGAGGGCATGGTGGTACGCACCCAGCTCACCTCGGCGGCGGCGGGCCGCGCCCAGGAGGGCGTGATGGAGCTGCTGCTCATCAACCACCCGCTGGACTGCCCGGTCTGCGACAAGGGCGGCGAGTGCCCGCTGCAGAACCAGGCCATGTCCTCGGGGCGCACCGAGTCCCGCTTCGACGGGGTCAAACGCACCTACCCCAAGCCGATCCCGCTCTCCACCGCCGTGCTGCTGGACCGGGAGCGCTGCGTGCTCTGCGCGCGCTGCACCCGCTTCGCCCAGCAGGTGGCGGGCGACCCGTTCATCGAGCTGATGGATCGCGGTGCGCTGCAGCAGGTCGGCACCGCCGAGTCGGAGCCGCTGGACTCCTACTTCTCCGGCAACACCGTGCAGATCTGCCCGGTCGGCGCGCTCACCGGCACCGCCTACCGATTCCGGGCGCGCCCGTTCGACCTGGTGTCGAGCCCGAGCGTGTGCGAGCACTGCGCGTCGGGGTGCGCGCAGCGCACCGACCACCGGCGCGGGAAGGTGCTGCGCCGCCTGGCCGGGGACGACCCGCAGGTCAACGAGGAGTGGAACTGCGACAAGGGCCGCTGGGCCTTCGCCTACGCCACCGAGCGCGACCGGATCACCACCCCGCTGGTCCGCGGCGCCGACGGCGAGCTGGCCGCCGCCTCCTGGTCGGAGGCGCTGGCGATCGCCGCGATCGGGCTGAGCGAGGCGCGCGGCGCGGCCGGGGTGCTGGTCGGCGGCCGGGCGACCGAGGAGGACGCCTACGCCTACGCCAAGTTCGCGCGGGTCGCGCTCGGCTCCAACGACATCGACTTCCGGGCGCGGCCGCACTCGGCGGAGGAGGCGGAGTTCCTGGCGGCACTGGTGGCCGGGCGCGGGGTCGGCGTGGACTACGCGGGCCTGGAGCGGGCGCCGATCGTGCTGCTCGCCGGGTTCGAGCCGGAGGAGGAGTCGCCGATCGTCTACCTGCGGCTGCGCAAGGCCGCGCGCACCGCCACGCTGCCGGTCTTCGCGATCGCGCCGTTCACCTCGCGCGGGCTGACCCGGATGTCGGGCCGGCTGCTGCGCACCGAGCCGGGTGGCGAGCCGGCGCTGCTGGACGCGCTGCGCACCGATTTCGGCACCGCGGCGCGGCTGCTGCGCGAACCGGGCGCGGTGATCATGGCCGGTGAGCGGCTGGCCGCGATCCCGGGGGCGCTCTCGGCGGTGGCGCGGCTCGCGGCGGAGTCCGGGGCCGGGCTGGCATGGGTGCCGCGGCGGGCCGGGGAGCGCGGCGCGGTCGAGGCCGGTGCGCTGCCCGGGTTGCTGCCCGGCGGGCGTCCGGTGGCGGATCCGGCGGCGCGCGGGCAGGTGGCGGCGGCGTGGGGCGCCGAGCTGCCGGTGTCGGCCGGCCGCGACACCACCGGGATCCTCGGCGCCGCGAGCGAATTGCGCGCCCTGCTGCTCGGCGGTGTCGACCTGGACGATCTGCCCGACCCGGTGGCGGCGCGCGCGGCGCTGGAGGCGGCGTCGTTCGTGGTGAGCCTGGAGCTGCGGCACAGCGCGGTCACCGATTTCGCGGACGTGGTGTTCCCGGTGGCGTCGGTGGCGGAGAAGGCGGGCACCTTCCGGAACTGGGAGGGGCGGGCGCGCCCGTTCGAGGCGGCGCTGGGCGGGTCGACGGTGCGCCGCACCGCGGCCCCGCTGCCCGACCTGCGGGTGCTGCACGCGCTCGCCGAGGAGATGGGCACCCCGATCGGGTTGCGCGATGTCGCCGCGGCGCGCGCGGAGCTGGCCGGGCTCGGCCGCTGGACCGGGAACCCGGTTCCGGCGCCGGAACACGATCACCCGGAGCTGCCGCACCCGGAGTCCGGGTCGGCGATCCTGACCGGCTGGCGGATGCTGCTCGACCGCGGCCGCCTGCAGGACGGGGAGGACGCGCTCGCCGGTTCCGCGCGGCCCGCCGTGGTGCGGCTCTCCGCCGACACCGCCGCCGAGATCGGTGTCGCCGCGGGCGAACCGGTCACCGTGCGCACCGCGCACGGCGCCATCACGCTCCCGCTCGACCTCGCCGACCTGCCCGACCGCGTCGTCTGGCTGCCGTGGAACTCGCCGGGCAGCACCGTCGCCGCGACCCTGCGCGCCCGCCCCGGCGACGTGGTCTCGATCGCCCCGGCCGACGGGCGAGCCGATGCGTGA